A region of Vigna radiata var. radiata cultivar VC1973A chromosome 6, Vradiata_ver6, whole genome shotgun sequence DNA encodes the following proteins:
- the LOC106763486 gene encoding uncharacterized protein LOC106763486 isoform X1 — MVLSSLTIPPKTDDYIGTESSLDLQNTDRVVDNHETYKSNRLGNGAYPMNYTRKKENKEFPPPIPLPWVLKRYYTSEGRLILKGKKVKHHEYFRAHRANGRLTLHLVNVSFDDCEEYFEETAPTSPHEEVCINNVTHDHTHVVNTSDDKFDDVEQEKVNSNSTVADEFSQEHESDVVLAKGNGRVKRLNFSSVRSGPACNNFGLPVHPIRTVQVD; from the coding sequence ATGGTCTTGAGCAGCCTCACAATCCCTCCAAAGACTGACGACTATATTGGCACTGAGAGCAGCTTGGACCTCCAAAACACAGACCGTGTTGTAGATAACCACGAGACATACAAATCCAACAGATTAGGAAATGGGGCTTACCCCATGAACTACAccagaaagaaagagaataaagaGTTTCCTCCCCCAATACCCTTGCCGTGGGTGTTGAAAAGGTACTACACAAGCGAGGGAAGGTTGATTCTGAAGGGGAAGAAGGTGAAGCACCATGAGTACTTTCGTGCTCACAGAGCCAATGGTCGACTCACATTGCACCTTGTTAACGTTTCCTTTGATGACTGTGAGGAGTACTTTGAAGAAACAGCTCCAACTAGTCCACATGAAGAGGTTTGTATTAATAACGTTACTCATGATCACACTCATGTTGTTAATACTAGTGATGATAAGTTTGATGATGTAGAACAAGAGAAGGTGAATAGCAATAGCACTGTTGCTGATGAGTTTTCTCAGGAACATGAAAGTGATGTAGTACTAGCTAAAGGTAATGGTAGAGTGAAGCGTTTGAACTTCAGCAGTGTAAGATCAGGTCCCGCATGTAACAATTTTGGGTTACCAGTGCATCCCATTAGAACTGTTCAGGTTGATTAA
- the LOC106763486 gene encoding uncharacterized protein LOC106763486 isoform X2 codes for MVLSSLTIPPKTDDYIGTESSLDLQNTDRVVDNHETYKSNRLGNGAYPMNYTRKKENKEFPPPIPLPWVLKRYYTSEGRLILKGKKVKHHEYFRAHRANGRLTLHLVNVSFDDCEEYFEETAPTSPHEEASAITAILFVQVQKMDSIADQPR; via the exons ATGGTCTTGAGCAGCCTCACAATCCCTCCAAAGACTGACGACTATATTGGCACTGAGAGCAGCTTGGACCTCCAAAACACAGACCGTGTTGTAGATAACCACGAGACATACAAATCCAACAGATTAGGAAATGGGGCTTACCCCATGAACTACAccagaaagaaagagaataaagaGTTTCCTCCCCCAATACCCTTGCCGTGGGTGTTGAAAAGGTACTACACAAGCGAGGGAAGGTTGATTCTGAAGGGGAAGAAGGTGAAGCACCATGAGTACTTTCGTGCTCACAGAGCCAATGGTCGACTCACATTGCACCTTGTTAACGTTTCCTTTGATGACTGTGAGGAGTACTTTGAAGAAACAGCTCCAACTAGTCCACATGAAGAG GCATCCGCAATTACTGCAATCTTGTTTGTTCAAGTACAAAAGATGGACTCCATAGCAGACCAACCACGTTAG